GATTATGATGCTGAAATGGTTGCTGCATTCCGCAAGCAGGTGAAAGAGGAAGTGGTACCGCTTGTCACCCGGCTGAAGGGACGTCAGCGCGAACGTCTTGGATTGGAGAAACTGAACTATTATGATGAGAATTTTCATTTCAGAACGGGTAATGCCATTCCAAAAGGCGATGCTGAGTGGATCATCGAAAATGGGAAAAGGATGTACCAGGAGCTTTCGCCTGAAACTAATCAGTTTTTCAACTATATGATTGATAATGACCTGATGGACCTTGTGGCGAAGAAAGGAAAAGAAAGCGGTGGCTATTGTACTTTTATAGAAGACTATAAAGCTCCATTCATCTTTTCTAATTTCAACGGTACTTCCGGGGATATAGATGTTTTGACGCATGAGGCAGGCCATGCATTCCAAGTGTATCGCAGCCGTGAACTTGACATTCCTGAGTATTATTGGCCTACATATGAAGCATGTGAAATCCATTCGATGAGCATGGAATTTTTAACTTGGCCATGGATGGAGCTGTTTTTCAAGGAAGATACGGAAAAGTATAAGTTTTCCCATTTAAGCGGTGCCCTCATATTCCTTCCGTATGGGGTAGCTGTTGATGAATTTCAGCATTTTGTCTATGAAAATCCTGATGCCTCCCCCGTTGAAAGAAAGCAGGCTTGGCGTAAGATCGAGATGGAATATTTGCCACATCGCGATTATGAAGGAAATGAATTCTTGGAGAATGGCGGGTATTGGCAGCGGCAAAGCCACATTTATCAATCACCTTTCTATTATATAGACTATACATTGGCCCAGATTTGTGCTTTCCAATTCTGGAAAAGGTCGGCTGAAAAAGATGAAACGGCTTGGGGTGATTATTTGAATCTGTGCCAACTTGGAGGCAGCAAGTCGTTCCTTGATCTTGTTGAATCTGCGAATCTGAAATCTCCATTTGATGACGGTACTGTACAGTCCGTTGTAAAGGTGATAGACGAATGGCTCTCCACTGTAGATGATAAGGCATTATGAAAAATTAGGCTGTATGATACGAACGCTTGGAGATAATTCCAAGCGTTTTTTTAAATCTTTCATACGTTCGGAATGTTGGGCATGAAAAGTGCTGATTTAAGCTCCACAGAGAAATGCATAGGGAGTTTCAGACTTCACAATGAGAGAATGTTAGCCCAGGAAAAAAACAGCCGACGAAAGGAATATCGCTCGGCTTGTCTTAAATATCTCTTCCTTACATATAAATGTAGTGAGGAGGGGAGAGTATGCTGTCAAGGTGGTCAGGGAGTTTTCAGATTGCAGCAGTTTATGTAGGCACAGTCGTCGGTGCAGGATTTGCAACTGGAAAAGAGATTGTCGAGTTTTTTACCCGTTATGGCTCTTATGGCTTTATCGGGATTTTAATAGCAGGTTATATTTTCATTTTCACTGGGACGAAAATCATGCTCATTTCCGCAAGGATAAGAGCATCTTCTTATGAGGAGTTCAACCAATTTCTTTTTGGGAGGAAAATAGCGGGAATCATCAACTTCTTTTTCCTTATCATGCTGTTAGGGGTGACGGCTGTCATGATATCGGGTTCAGGAGCCGTTTTTGAAGAACAACTTGGCGTGTCTAAAAGTATAGGAAGTTGGTCTACGATCATACTGGCATCCTTGGTCCTGATGATGGGCATGCGCGGTGTTTTCACTGTGAACTCTTTTGTTGTACCGATCATGATCTGCTTTAGCTTGATCCTTTTTTTCTCGACTTTGGATAATGGGGATTTCTTTAAGACCCTTACAAAAGTTCCTGATGAAGTGATCACCGTGAAAATGATTTTGTCACCATTTGCCTATACAGCCTTTAACCTTGCTTTGGCACAGGCTGTGCTGGTTCCGGTTGCGTATGAGGTTCGAGATGAAAAGGTCATTAAACATGGTGCAATTCTTGGGGGGATATTCCTGACGATCATTTTATTGACGGGGCATTTTTCGCTTATGACACTTCCTGACGTGAATAGATATGAAATTCCTTCAGCGGTTATTATGAGAACGGCAGCCAGTCAGTTATATTGGATGTTCATTTTGGTGATTTACGGG
The DNA window shown above is from Peribacillus sp. FSL P2-0133 and carries:
- a CDS encoding M3 family oligoendopeptidase, producing MKFNEYEYKRPEMDEIKTRFMKALEKFTDAANADAQIRAMEEINEIRNYVGTMFNLVYIRHSIDTNDDFYKAENDYLDDFSPEMEELTSKFYNELVRSKYRKELEKKWGTQLFDLAEAQLKTFSPEIIPQLQKENKLSSEYSQLIASAKIHFDGKELTLAQLQPFMESSDRELRKNASEAYYGFFEEKQAELDRIFDDLVKVRHGISTALGYGNFVELGYYRMTRTDYDAEMVAAFRKQVKEEVVPLVTRLKGRQRERLGLEKLNYYDENFHFRTGNAIPKGDAEWIIENGKRMYQELSPETNQFFNYMIDNDLMDLVAKKGKESGGYCTFIEDYKAPFIFSNFNGTSGDIDVLTHEAGHAFQVYRSRELDIPEYYWPTYEACEIHSMSMEFLTWPWMELFFKEDTEKYKFSHLSGALIFLPYGVAVDEFQHFVYENPDASPVERKQAWRKIEMEYLPHRDYEGNEFLENGGYWQRQSHIYQSPFYYIDYTLAQICAFQFWKRSAEKDETAWGDYLNLCQLGGSKSFLDLVESANLKSPFDDGTVQSVVKVIDEWLSTVDDKAL